The genomic segment TATGTCCATAATTTCATGGATGTTTATTTTTTTCAGCGCTCGGGGACAATCAAGCATTTCTGCGGGCGAAATTACATGGACAAGTATAGGGAATGACAGCTTCCTTATCAAATTAAGCATTTACAGAGATTGCAATGGCTCACCTCCGGGAATACCAACTGTTTTAATAAAGTGTAAATCAACCGGAGCTGTCGTTACAACGGTAACCATGCCCAATACCCCCGCAGTTGACATTACTCCCATCTGTCGTACGGGATGTACCAAATGTCAGTCAAGCAATTGTTCGTTCCCTTTTGGAATTGAACAATATATTTATTCAGAACTTGTTGTCCTGAGTGGTGCCGGCTCTTGCTGCGAATTATCGCTGGAATATTCAGAATGCTGCCGGAGTGATTCCATTTCTACTCTGACCAGCGCAGGAAATTCTCCTTTTTATCTCGAAGCTATGCTTAACAGATGCATTACCCCTTATGATAATTCGCCTCAGTTTACCAACCCTCCCGTTGCTATAATATGTAAAAACAATGACTTCGTTTTCTCTCAGGGGGTTATTAATAATGACCTTGATTCATTGAGTTTTGAATTGACAACACCACTCATTTCACATGGTGTTGGTGTGAGTTACGTTAGCCCATATTCCTTCGATAAACCCCTTTATTTTAACGGATTCCCTGATTCTGTTGCTTTTCTGCTTAATCAAAATACCGGAGTGTTGAGTTTCAGGCCAATCAAAACAGAACAGGCTGTTATTGCGGTAAAAGTCAGTGAGTGGCGGAAAATAAACGGCATTCCCACCAAAACAGGTGAAACAACCAGAGAAATATTGATTATTATTATGAATTGTACGGAAAATCTACCACCGGTGCTCAGTGGCCCTTATTACAAGGAAGTATTTGCCGGTGAGAATGTAACCTTTTCTATTGCCACAAACGATTATGACACTCACGACACCTTGTTGCTTAGCTGGGAGGGAAATATTCCGGCTGCTTCATGGTCAACCAATAACAAGCAGGTTAAACACCCGACCGGCATTCTGACCTGGCAAACACAAAAAGGCGATGCACGCAATACTCCTTATTTCTTTATTGCTACTGTTAAAGATGACAATTGCCCGATTAATTTATCTGATACCCGTGTTTATCAGATACTTGTTAAAGATAGCAGCACCATGGGTATGAATGAATACGATGTACAATCCGGGTTCAGAGTATATCCCAATCCTGCCACCGATAGAATTACCATCGAGTCAATGTTATCATTAAAACAGGTTGAACTTTTTAATGTCATTGGAGCAAAAATCAGGACGCTTGATGGCAATGATTCAAAAATATTTCAGTTTGACAGAGGGCAACTTTCTCCCGGTTTGTATTTTATGAAAGTTACTGATATACAAGGAAATAATAAAAAATTCAGCATCATCTTTGAGTAAATCGGTTTTTACTGGCCGGGAGCAATATTTAATGTAGTT from the Sphingobacteriales bacterium genome contains:
- a CDS encoding T9SS type A sorting domain-containing protein; this encodes MFIFFSARGQSSISAGEITWTSIGNDSFLIKLSIYRDCNGSPPGIPTVLIKCKSTGAVVTTVTMPNTPAVDITPICRTGCTKCQSSNCSFPFGIEQYIYSELVVLSGAGSCCELSLEYSECCRSDSISTLTSAGNSPFYLEAMLNRCITPYDNSPQFTNPPVAIICKNNDFVFSQGVINNDLDSLSFELTTPLISHGVGVSYVSPYSFDKPLYFNGFPDSVAFLLNQNTGVLSFRPIKTEQAVIAVKVSEWRKINGIPTKTGETTREILIIIMNCTENLPPVLSGPYYKEVFAGENVTFSIATNDYDTHDTLLLSWEGNIPAASWSTNNKQVKHPTGILTWQTQKGDARNTPYFFIATVKDDNCPINLSDTRVYQILVKDSSTMGMNEYDVQSGFRVYPNPATDRITIESMLSLKQVELFNVIGAKIRTLDGNDSKIFQFDRGQLSPGLYFMKVTDIQGNNKKFSIIFE